In Halococcus hamelinensis 100A6, a single genomic region encodes these proteins:
- a CDS encoding DEAD/DEAH box helicase, translated as MNGESRHTNKRIQESRAGRSIEDVDVLFEHPTVGDELDVFLGARVPVERGRHRTDFGTGKLRELIFGARGRYKAPAVQGTDVAATLTYENGTVRVEGVDLDLPSVEADPRSKTARAPAFRYAELLDVLDDRGVAVDDRVLDAPGLDVASTYELRGYQREALDAWRANGDRGVLELPTGSGKTVIGIEAIERLGVAALVVVPTIDLLSQWRRELETEFSISVGQLGGGEQRVEPLTVATYDSAYLRADDIGDRFGLVVFDEVHHLGGEGYREIARLLAAPARLGLTATFERPDGAHDVISELCGPLVHRIAADDLAGGHLAAYDVKRIAVSLTDAERTTYDEHREIFANYLARSNLDMRSGSDYRKLVMRSGNDPKAREALLANQRAREVMMNATAKVETLADLLDRHREDRVIVFTAHNDLVYRLSERFLLPAITHQTGATERRRVLENFRDGTYSRVVTANVLDEGVDVPDANVAVVLSGSGSEREFTQRLGRVLRPKADGGRALLYEVVTEETAEERVAERRR; from the coding sequence ATGAACGGTGAAAGCCGACACACGAACAAAAGGATTCAGGAATCCCGCGCCGGCCGCTCGATCGAGGACGTCGACGTACTGTTCGAACACCCGACGGTCGGAGACGAGCTGGATGTGTTCCTGGGAGCCCGAGTGCCGGTTGAGCGCGGTCGCCACCGAACCGACTTCGGGACCGGGAAGCTTCGCGAACTCATCTTTGGGGCTCGCGGGAGGTATAAAGCGCCCGCGGTCCAGGGGACCGATGTGGCCGCCACGCTGACCTACGAGAACGGCACCGTCCGGGTCGAGGGTGTCGACCTCGACCTGCCGTCCGTCGAGGCCGACCCGCGTTCGAAGACCGCGCGGGCACCCGCGTTCCGCTACGCCGAACTCCTCGACGTCCTCGACGATCGCGGGGTCGCGGTCGACGACCGGGTGCTCGACGCGCCGGGGCTCGACGTGGCCTCGACCTACGAGCTCCGGGGCTACCAGCGCGAGGCGCTCGACGCGTGGCGGGCGAACGGGGACCGTGGCGTGCTCGAACTCCCGACCGGGAGCGGGAAGACCGTGATCGGCATCGAGGCCATCGAGCGCCTCGGGGTCGCGGCGCTCGTGGTCGTGCCGACGATCGACCTCCTCTCACAGTGGCGGCGCGAACTCGAAACCGAGTTTTCGATATCGGTTGGCCAGCTCGGCGGCGGCGAACAGCGCGTCGAACCCCTCACCGTGGCGACCTACGACTCGGCCTACCTCCGGGCCGACGACATCGGCGACCGGTTCGGGCTGGTGGTCTTCGACGAGGTCCACCACCTCGGGGGCGAGGGCTACCGCGAGATCGCCCGCCTGCTCGCCGCGCCCGCGCGGCTGGGGCTGACCGCGACGTTCGAGCGGCCCGACGGGGCCCACGACGTGATTTCCGAGCTCTGTGGACCGCTGGTTCACCGTATCGCGGCCGACGACCTCGCCGGGGGTCACCTCGCGGCCTACGACGTGAAACGCATCGCGGTCTCGCTCACGGACGCCGAACGCACCACATACGACGAACACCGGGAAATTTTCGCGAACTACCTCGCGCGCTCGAACCTCGACATGCGGAGCGGGAGCGACTATCGGAAGCTCGTGATGCGCTCGGGCAACGACCCGAAGGCGCGCGAGGCGCTGCTCGCCAACCAGCGCGCTCGCGAGGTGATGATGAACGCCACGGCCAAGGTCGAGACCCTCGCCGACCTCCTCGACCGCCACCGCGAGGACCGGGTCATCGTCTTCACCGCACACAACGACCTCGTCTACCGACTCTCCGAACGGTTCCTGCTCCCGGCGATCACCCACCAGACGGGCGCGACGGAGCGCCGCCGGGTCCTCGAGAATTTTCGGGACGGGACCTATTCGCGGGTCGTCACCGCGAACGTCCTCGACGAGGGGGTCGACGTGCCGGACGCCAACGTCGCGGTAGTGCTCTCGGGCAGCGGCTCCGAACGGGAGTTCACCCAGCGCCTCGGCCGGGTGCTTCGCCCGAAGGCCGACGGGGGTCGGGCGCTGCTCTACGAGGTCGTCACGGAGGAGACGGCCGAGGAACGCGTCGCCGAACGGCGGCGGTAG
- a CDS encoding DUF790 family protein: protein MLTKDLLRVSRAGGGYRPRFSTPDDRRLAARVIGVYQGHTGETRADLDEALADLEGEADDFKLVRGFAKLVDRAATFETRAVIDPERTRSTAFAAAESVGVVTEAERETALSRAADALDASPADVGRSLYADLDERQVLVAVDVPWDPDGLLTQYDLSLAQTALFDATEVRIRSSDPRAVVTVVKRLRLMYEIRKAGDTGEALSEREVVVTGPDSVFRRTRRYGTRFARLLRSVAGTGRWTFAATIDDHGTERELRLTDEDLRVPGTEPVVEVSYDSAVEADFATRFASLDLDWDLVREPEPLETGARVMIPDFAFEWKYGEFRVYFEIMGFWTPEYVEKKLTQIEELETVELLVAVDDSLGVGEELDARDARAIPYSKRVRLKDVRDALRGYEERLNDERAAALPDELVPEADVVPLADLAADYGVSEAVVEGKRFPEHKRVGRTLVRPAVLADLDEVIEAGMALSAAEARLDEVGVDDASALLSKLGYRVEWEGLSGGTVREKR, encoded by the coding sequence GTGCTCACGAAGGACCTCCTCCGCGTGTCGCGCGCCGGCGGGGGCTACCGCCCGCGGTTCTCGACCCCGGACGACCGGCGGCTCGCGGCGCGGGTCATCGGGGTCTATCAGGGCCACACCGGCGAGACGCGGGCGGACCTCGACGAGGCGCTCGCCGACCTCGAAGGCGAGGCCGACGATTTCAAACTCGTCCGCGGGTTCGCGAAGCTCGTCGACCGGGCGGCGACCTTCGAGACGCGCGCCGTCATCGACCCCGAACGAACCCGAAGCACCGCCTTCGCCGCCGCGGAGTCGGTCGGGGTCGTCACCGAGGCCGAGCGCGAGACGGCGCTGTCGCGGGCCGCCGACGCGCTCGATGCGTCGCCGGCGGACGTCGGGCGGTCGCTCTACGCCGACCTCGACGAACGGCAGGTGCTCGTGGCGGTCGACGTCCCGTGGGACCCCGACGGACTGCTCACACAGTACGACCTCTCGTTGGCCCAGACCGCGCTGTTCGACGCTACCGAGGTCCGGATCCGGAGTTCGGACCCGCGGGCGGTCGTCACGGTGGTGAAACGCCTCCGGCTGATGTACGAGATCCGAAAGGCCGGTGACACGGGTGAAGCCCTCTCGGAGCGCGAGGTCGTCGTGACGGGCCCCGACAGCGTCTTTCGACGGACGAGGCGCTACGGTACCCGATTCGCCCGACTCCTCAGAAGCGTCGCCGGGACGGGACGCTGGACGTTCGCGGCGACCATCGACGACCACGGCACCGAACGCGAACTCCGGCTCACGGACGAGGACCTCCGGGTTCCCGGAACCGAGCCCGTGGTCGAGGTGAGCTACGACAGCGCGGTGGAGGCCGACTTCGCGACCCGGTTCGCCTCGCTCGACCTCGACTGGGACCTCGTGCGCGAACCCGAACCCCTCGAAACGGGCGCGCGGGTGATGATCCCGGACTTCGCGTTCGAGTGGAAGTACGGGGAGTTCCGGGTCTACTTCGAGATCATGGGCTTTTGGACCCCGGAGTACGTCGAGAAGAAGCTCACCCAGATCGAGGAACTCGAAACCGTCGAACTCCTCGTCGCGGTCGACGACTCGCTCGGGGTGGGCGAGGAGCTCGACGCCCGCGACGCCCGCGCGATCCCCTACTCGAAGCGGGTCCGGCTCAAGGACGTCCGGGACGCCCTCCGAGGGTACGAGGAGCGACTCAACGACGAGCGCGCGGCGGCGCTGCCCGACGAACTCGTTCCCGAGGCCGACGTCGTCCCGCTCGCCGACCTCGCCGCCGATTACGGCGTCTCGGAGGCCGTCGTCGAGGGGAAACGATTTCCCGAGCACAAGCGCGTCGGGCGCACGCTCGTCCGGCCGGCGGTGCTCGCGGACCTCGACGAGGTTATCGAAGCCGGAATGGCGCTTTCGGCGGCCGAAGCCCGCCTCGACGAGGTCGGGGTCGACGACGCGAGCGCCCTCCTCTCGAAACTCGGCTATCGGGTGGAGTGGGAGGGGCTGAGCGGCGGCACGGTGCGAGAGAAGAGATAA